A window of Xylophilus sp. GW821-FHT01B05 contains these coding sequences:
- a CDS encoding FAD-dependent oxidoreductase, translated as MNHTVAVMGAGIVGVSCALELQRRGAQVTLIDRRAPGQETSYGNAGVIARSSLMPFNHPGLWRALPTLLRNQSAQFRYNPAFLARNAGWALGFLANARRSVFEQTTTALDALIRLSMAEHLRLLDQAGARQRLRENGWLFLYRSAEAFARGQASRNTFEHFGVATEALDPHGLSDLEPHLAPIFPKALWIKDTASVDSPGQVVAAYARLFAERGGNIEQREVTGLERDGSGWRLRDAAGGATAADQVVVALGPWAKDFLGPLGLSVPMAFERGYHMHYGATGGATLNRPIYDTGGAYVLSPMEQGLRLSTGVELTDCDAPPNLTQLTLAEQAATAAFPLGQRLEDTPWLGRRPTLPDSRPVIGAAPRHPGLWLAFGHQHIGFNTGPGTAAVLASLMAGEAPAIDPAPFRPERFIR; from the coding sequence ATGAATCACACGGTCGCCGTCATGGGCGCGGGCATTGTCGGCGTGTCGTGCGCCCTGGAACTGCAAAGGCGCGGAGCGCAAGTCACGCTGATCGACCGGCGAGCGCCGGGGCAGGAGACCTCTTACGGCAACGCCGGCGTGATCGCCCGCAGTTCGCTGATGCCCTTCAACCACCCCGGCCTGTGGCGCGCACTGCCCACGCTGCTGCGCAATCAATCAGCACAGTTCCGCTACAACCCGGCCTTTTTGGCGCGCAACGCGGGCTGGGCGCTGGGCTTTCTGGCGAATGCGCGCCGCTCCGTGTTCGAGCAAACCACCACTGCGCTGGACGCGCTGATCCGCCTGTCCATGGCCGAGCACCTGCGCCTGCTCGACCAGGCCGGCGCACGCCAGCGCCTGCGCGAAAACGGCTGGCTGTTTCTGTACCGCAGTGCCGAGGCCTTTGCGCGCGGCCAGGCCTCACGCAACACCTTTGAGCACTTTGGCGTAGCCACCGAGGCGCTGGACCCGCACGGCCTGTCGGACCTGGAGCCGCACCTGGCGCCCATCTTCCCCAAGGCCTTGTGGATCAAGGACACGGCGTCGGTCGACAGCCCGGGCCAGGTCGTGGCGGCCTATGCCCGCTTGTTTGCAGAGCGCGGCGGCAACATAGAGCAGCGCGAGGTCACGGGCCTGGAGCGCGATGGCAGCGGCTGGCGGCTGCGCGATGCGGCGGGCGGCGCCACGGCCGCCGACCAGGTCGTCGTCGCGCTGGGGCCTTGGGCCAAGGATTTTCTGGGCCCGCTGGGGCTCTCGGTGCCCATGGCCTTTGAGCGCGGCTACCACATGCATTACGGCGCCACCGGCGGCGCCACGTTGAACCGGCCCATCTACGACACCGGCGGCGCCTATGTGCTGTCGCCCATGGAGCAGGGCCTGCGCCTGAGCACCGGCGTGGAGCTGACCGACTGCGACGCACCGCCCAACCTGACGCAACTGACATTGGCCGAACAAGCCGCCACCGCCGCCTTCCCGCTGGGCCAGCGCCTGGAAGACACGCCCTGGCTGGGCCGCCGCCCGACGCTGCCCGACAGCCGCCCGGTGATTGGCGCCGCGCCCCGGCACCCGGGCCTGTGGCTGGCCTTTGGCCACCAGCACATTGGCTTCAACACCGGCCCGGGCACGGCCGCAGTGCTGGCATCGCTCATGGCGGGGGAAGCCCCGGCCATCGACCCGGCGCCGTTCCGGCCAGAGCGCTTCATCCGGTAA
- a CDS encoding saccharopine dehydrogenase C-terminal domain-containing protein has translation MKKTDIRNVLVLGAGKVGSTVADMLAEYHGLPVTLADRIGCDSPGSDALVRRMPLDVDDAAALGRALAAHSVVINALPFFLAERVAAQAAQHGVHYFDLTEDVAATTAIRQLGRTARSALMPQSGLAPGVIGMLGGHLAGQFDELYDLRLRVGALTRNATNGLRYNFTWSIDGVINEYCHPCDAIVNGQQVSVQPLEGHETFTLDAEAYEAFNTSGGLGTLCDTLAGKVRNLDYKTIRYPGHRDAMAFLLQDLRLIERRDLLRQVLELAVPHSREDVVILFASANGLRQGRFEQETRVARVFGAPLRGVDRTAIELTTAAGVVGVFELLREGRLPTAGFIGQEQVPLEAFLGTRVGHYYAGLGVGAAPHAAQAQPQAKEQRRELAACA, from the coding sequence ATGAAAAAAACCGATATCCGCAACGTGCTGGTGCTGGGCGCCGGCAAGGTCGGCAGCACCGTCGCCGACATGCTGGCTGAATACCACGGCCTGCCCGTAACGCTGGCCGACCGCATCGGCTGCGACAGCCCCGGCAGCGACGCCCTGGTGCGCCGCATGCCGCTGGACGTGGACGACGCCGCAGCCCTGGGCCGCGCGCTGGCCGCGCATTCGGTCGTCATCAACGCCCTGCCCTTCTTCCTGGCCGAGCGCGTGGCCGCGCAGGCCGCGCAGCACGGCGTGCACTACTTCGACCTGACCGAAGACGTGGCCGCGACCACCGCCATCCGCCAACTGGGCCGCACGGCGCGCTCGGCACTCATGCCGCAAAGCGGCCTGGCGCCGGGCGTGATCGGCATGCTGGGCGGCCACCTGGCCGGGCAGTTCGACGAGCTGTACGACCTGCGCCTGCGCGTGGGCGCCCTCACGCGCAACGCCACCAACGGCCTGCGCTACAACTTCACCTGGAGCATCGACGGCGTCATCAACGAGTACTGCCACCCCTGCGACGCCATCGTCAACGGCCAGCAGGTATCGGTGCAGCCGCTGGAAGGCCATGAAACCTTCACGCTCGACGCCGAGGCCTACGAGGCCTTCAACACCTCGGGCGGCCTGGGCACGCTGTGCGACACCCTGGCCGGCAAGGTGCGCAACCTTGATTACAAGACCATCCGCTACCCCGGCCACCGCGACGCCATGGCCTTCTTGCTGCAGGACCTGCGCCTGATAGAGCGGCGCGACCTGCTGCGCCAGGTACTGGAGCTGGCCGTGCCGCACAGCCGCGAGGATGTGGTGATCCTGTTTGCCTCGGCCAACGGCCTGCGCCAGGGCCGCTTCGAGCAAGAAACACGGGTGGCGCGCGTCTTTGGCGCGCCGCTGCGCGGTGTGGACCGCACCGCGATTGAGCTGACCACCGCCGCCGGCGTGGTCGGCGTGTTCGAGCTGCTGCGCGAGGGCCGCCTGCCCACCGCCGGCTTCATCGGGCAAGAGCAGGTGCCGCTGGAAGCTTTTCTGGGCACGCGCGTGGGCCACTATTACGCCGGGCTGGGTGTGGGCGCCGCGCCGCATGCAGCGCAGGCACAGCCACAGGCCAAGGAACAGCGCCGCGAGCTTGCCGCCTGCGCTTGA